Proteins encoded by one window of Candidatus Woesearchaeota archaeon:
- a CDS encoding methyltransferase domain-containing protein — METAIERNNHTPFGLLVYVTGMEKSIPEKEKLMPYVKGERVLEIGCGSGAVLELLSRNFPKSAIIGIDNSEQMLSVAKGREYSTSNVTILYGDALNKRFEDESIDTIILSSVLHEVYSYNNYHMEALEKAVSNACEMLVPGGRIIIRDGVMPTPQVYYLKFRNNETKDSFKKFADDFTPRKISYSLASDSGFPKLGSADAYEFLSKYFYKENWAIEVKEQFGILNLSEYCDILERNGMQIVDAQSYLIDFLKCKYEKDVSLLEKKDGIYVPANYPDSTAIIIAEKR, encoded by the coding sequence ATGGAAACCGCAATAGAAAGGAACAATCATACCCCCTTTGGGCTTTTAGTTTATGTTACTGGAATGGAAAAAAGCATTCCTGAAAAAGAAAAGCTTATGCCTTATGTAAAGGGGGAGCGCGTATTAGAAATTGGATGCGGTTCAGGGGCAGTCCTTGAATTATTGTCTAGGAATTTTCCCAAAAGCGCAATTATTGGCATTGACAATTCTGAACAAATGCTTTCTGTGGCAAAGGGAAGAGAATATTCAACTTCTAATGTTACTATACTTTATGGAGACGCTCTCAATAAACGGTTCGAGGATGAGTCTATTGACACAATAATTCTGTCTTCTGTCCTACACGAAGTTTATTCATACAATAATTATCATATGGAGGCGCTTGAAAAAGCGGTCTCAAACGCCTGTGAAATGCTTGTTCCTGGAGGAAGAATAATAATAAGAGATGGCGTTATGCCTACTCCGCAGGTATATTACCTTAAGTTCAGGAATAATGAAACAAAAGATTCATTTAAAAAATTTGCAGATGATTTTACGCCGAGAAAAATATCATATTCTCTTGCTTCAGATTCGGGCTTTCCAAAATTAGGCAGCGCAGATGCCTATGAATTCCTAAGCAAGTATTTCTATAAGGAAAACTGGGCAATCGAGGTTAAGGAGCAGTTTGGAATTCTCAATCTTTCGGAGTATTGTGATATTCTGGAAAGAAATGGAATGCAGATAGTCGATGCACAGTCATACCTGATTGATTTTTTAAAATGCAAATATGAGAAGGATGTCTCGCTTTTAGAAAAAAAAGACGGGATATACGTGCCTGCAAACTATCCTGATTCAACTGCAATAATTATCGCTGAGAAAAGGTGA